The following proteins come from a genomic window of Pyxidicoccus sp. MSG2:
- a CDS encoding 3-hydroxyacyl-CoA dehydrogenase family protein: MATEHIVVVGAGQMGAGIAQVALQAGLRVTLADVSKEGLAKGAERIKGGLKKLVEKGKLDEAKRAAAEARLATLTDVKEAKDVDFAVEAVTENEDLKRRIFQDLDAVVRPGGILATNTSSIPITRIAASTKRPESVIGMHFMNPVPVMQLVELIRGAATSDETYATTRALAEKMGKTTVVSKDYPGFIVNRILIPMLNEACFALMEGLGTVEDIDTAMKLGTNQPMGPLQLADFIGLDTVLYIAEVLHKGLGDSKYRPSPLLRQYVDAGWYGKKSGRGFYKY; this comes from the coding sequence ATGGCAACGGAGCATATCGTCGTCGTCGGGGCGGGTCAGATGGGCGCGGGCATCGCGCAGGTGGCACTCCAGGCCGGTCTGCGCGTCACGCTGGCGGACGTGTCCAAGGAAGGGCTCGCCAAGGGCGCGGAGCGCATCAAGGGCGGCCTGAAGAAGCTGGTGGAGAAGGGCAAGCTCGACGAGGCGAAGCGCGCCGCCGCCGAGGCCAGGCTCGCCACCCTCACGGATGTGAAGGAGGCGAAGGACGTCGACTTCGCCGTCGAGGCCGTGACGGAGAACGAGGACCTCAAGCGCCGCATCTTCCAGGACCTCGACGCCGTGGTGCGCCCGGGCGGCATCCTCGCCACCAACACCTCGTCCATTCCGATTACCCGCATCGCCGCGTCCACGAAGCGCCCCGAGTCCGTCATCGGCATGCACTTCATGAACCCGGTGCCGGTGATGCAGCTGGTGGAGCTCATCCGCGGCGCCGCCACCTCCGACGAGACCTACGCCACCACGCGCGCCCTGGCCGAGAAGATGGGCAAGACGACGGTGGTGTCCAAGGACTACCCGGGCTTCATCGTCAACCGCATCCTCATCCCCATGCTCAACGAGGCCTGCTTCGCGCTGATGGAGGGCCTGGGCACGGTGGAGGACATCGACACCGCGATGAAGCTGGGCACCAACCAGCCCATGGGCCCGCTGCAGCTCGCGGACTTCATCGGCCTGGACACCGTGCTCTACATCGCCGAGGTGCTCCACAAGGGTCTCGGTGACTCCAAGTACCGCCCCAGCCCGCTGCTGCGCCAGTACGTGGACGCCGGCTGGTACGGCAAGAAGAGCGGCCGCGGCTTCTACAAGTACTAA
- a CDS encoding AgmX/PglI C-terminal domain-containing protein, with amino-acid sequence MKRVLFPAVLLVSAVALAQGTPAKKPSGGKPASAPATAPAKSEGPDVERMPFTPDSIKEVVSYNQPRIQECYEDHLAEKNKKVEGRLMTSFTIDANGLVKGAKVVKKSSTLKDSGLHDCVVAVLSSMTFPKPPDGADHPIEYPFNLKAIE; translated from the coding sequence ATGAAGCGGGTCCTTTTCCCTGCGGTCCTTCTTGTTTCGGCGGTGGCGCTCGCACAGGGCACGCCCGCGAAGAAGCCCTCCGGCGGGAAGCCCGCCTCGGCTCCGGCCACGGCCCCCGCGAAGAGCGAGGGGCCGGATGTCGAGCGCATGCCCTTCACGCCGGACTCCATCAAGGAGGTCGTCTCGTACAACCAGCCTCGTATCCAGGAGTGCTACGAGGACCACCTGGCGGAGAAGAACAAGAAGGTAGAGGGCCGGCTGATGACGTCCTTCACCATCGACGCCAACGGCCTGGTGAAGGGCGCGAAGGTGGTGAAGAAGTCGAGCACGCTGAAGGATTCGGGCCTGCACGACTGCGTGGTGGCGGTGCTGTCGTCCATGACGTTCCCCAAGCCTCCGGACGGCGCGGACCACCCCATCGAGTATCCGTTCAACCTCAAGGCCATCGAGTAG
- a CDS encoding MFS transporter, translating into MNPTPQSAAPRPTRAFGITWLGQVASLVGSGVTQFALGIEIYKRSGSVTQFSLLTFFYLLPMALVSPLAGALVDRWDRRKVMLLSDLGSGIASICIWALLQASAAGAWKLESWHFYGPIILSALFNAFRWPAFQASTTLMVPKEQLARANGFVELASGVGQLVSPVLAGVLLLKIGLEGIVLMDLSTFAFSMVTLLMVRFPKPPVSAEGAAARGSLWKEMGLGWRFIRTRPGLLGLLGLLAVVNIVMGMVMVLITPLILSFTDAATLGKVMSLSGLGMLFGGIAMGVWGGPKRRIHGVIGFVLLAGLPLMLAVLPPSPWLMGVCAALFLFNIPIVASCGQTLWQQKVPPDVQGRVFSVRRMVNLLAAPLASVLAGVLSDTLFEPWMAKDGALANSLGPWVGTGTGRGIALLFAVLGAVLVVQAIVAWQNPHIRNLEEELPDAEAGAASAVPAAVVQASH; encoded by the coding sequence ATGAACCCGACTCCACAGTCCGCAGCCCCCCGCCCGACGCGCGCGTTCGGCATCACCTGGCTGGGCCAGGTCGCCTCGCTCGTCGGCTCGGGGGTGACTCAATTCGCGCTCGGCATCGAGATCTACAAGCGCTCCGGCTCCGTCACGCAGTTCTCGCTGCTCACCTTCTTCTACCTGCTGCCCATGGCGCTGGTGTCGCCCCTGGCGGGCGCGCTGGTGGACCGGTGGGACCGGCGGAAGGTGATGTTGCTGAGCGACCTGGGGTCGGGCATCGCCTCGATCTGCATCTGGGCCCTGCTCCAGGCCAGTGCCGCGGGAGCCTGGAAGCTCGAGTCCTGGCACTTCTACGGCCCCATCATCCTCAGTGCGCTGTTCAACGCCTTCCGCTGGCCGGCCTTCCAGGCGAGCACGACGCTGATGGTGCCGAAGGAGCAACTGGCGCGGGCCAACGGCTTCGTGGAGCTGGCCTCGGGCGTGGGGCAGCTCGTGTCTCCGGTGCTGGCCGGCGTGCTGCTCCTGAAGATTGGCCTGGAGGGCATCGTCCTGATGGACCTGTCCACCTTCGCCTTCTCCATGGTGACGCTGCTGATGGTGCGCTTCCCGAAGCCGCCGGTGTCCGCGGAGGGCGCGGCGGCGCGTGGCTCGCTCTGGAAGGAGATGGGGCTGGGCTGGCGCTTCATCCGCACTCGGCCGGGGCTGCTGGGGCTGCTGGGGCTGCTCGCGGTGGTCAACATCGTCATGGGCATGGTGATGGTGCTCATCACCCCGCTCATCCTGAGCTTCACGGATGCGGCGACGCTGGGGAAGGTGATGTCCCTCTCCGGGCTGGGCATGCTCTTCGGCGGCATCGCCATGGGCGTCTGGGGCGGGCCAAAGCGCCGCATTCATGGCGTGATCGGCTTCGTGCTGCTGGCGGGCCTGCCGCTGATGCTGGCGGTGCTTCCGCCAAGTCCGTGGCTGATGGGCGTCTGCGCGGCGCTGTTCCTCTTCAACATCCCCATCGTGGCGAGCTGCGGGCAGACCCTCTGGCAGCAGAAGGTGCCGCCGGACGTGCAGGGCCGCGTGTTCTCGGTGCGGCGCATGGTGAACCTGCTCGCCGCGCCGCTGGCCTCGGTGCTGGCGGGCGTGCTGTCCGACACGCTCTTCGAGCCGTGGATGGCGAAGGACGGTGCGCTCGCGAACAGCCTCGGGCCGTGGGTGGGCACCGGCACCGGGCGCGGCATCGCGCTGCTCTTCGCGGTGCTGGGCGCCGTGCTCGTCGTGCAGGCCATTGTCGCCTGGCAGAACCCGCACATCCGCAACCTGGAGGAGGAACTGCCGGACGCGGAGGCTGGGGCCGCGAGCGCGGTCCCCGCGGCCGTGGTCCAGGCCTCCCACTGA
- a CDS encoding enoyl-CoA hydratase-related protein, with amino-acid sequence MAYENIRLEQDGAVATLFIDRPKALNALNSKTLQEMESALGSIGSDVRVLIVTGGGEKAFVAGADIAEMAALSEAEAQAFGELGHRVMAALELLPIPTIAAVNGFALGGGCELALACDFIYASEKAKLGLPEVGLGVIPGFGGTQRLTRAVGRARAKELIFTGERIDAAKAKEIGLVLEVFAPEALLPHCREVAAKMLKNGPLAIAKAKHVIFEGADEDLRVANRLERKTFGELFGSADQREGMKAFLEKRPASFTGK; translated from the coding sequence ATGGCCTACGAGAACATCCGGCTGGAGCAGGACGGCGCGGTCGCCACACTGTTCATCGACCGTCCCAAGGCGCTCAACGCCCTCAACAGCAAGACGCTGCAGGAGATGGAGTCCGCGCTGGGCTCCATCGGCTCGGACGTGCGCGTGCTCATCGTCACCGGCGGTGGCGAGAAGGCCTTCGTCGCCGGCGCGGACATCGCGGAGATGGCGGCGCTGAGCGAGGCGGAGGCGCAGGCGTTCGGCGAGCTCGGCCACCGCGTCATGGCCGCGCTGGAGCTGCTGCCCATCCCCACCATCGCGGCCGTCAACGGCTTCGCGCTCGGCGGCGGGTGCGAGCTGGCCCTGGCCTGCGACTTCATCTACGCGTCCGAGAAGGCGAAGCTCGGCCTGCCCGAGGTGGGCCTGGGCGTCATCCCGGGCTTCGGCGGCACCCAGCGCCTCACCCGCGCGGTGGGCCGCGCTCGCGCCAAGGAGCTCATCTTCACTGGTGAGCGCATCGACGCGGCGAAGGCGAAGGAGATCGGCCTGGTGCTGGAGGTGTTCGCCCCCGAGGCACTCCTGCCGCACTGCCGCGAGGTGGCCGCGAAGATGCTGAAGAACGGCCCGCTCGCCATCGCCAAAGCCAAGCACGTCATCTTCGAGGGCGCGGACGAGGACCTGCGCGTCGCCAACAGGCTGGAGCGCAAGACGTTCGGCGAGCTGTTCGGCTCGGCGGACCAGCGCGAGGGCATGAAGGCGTTCCTGGAGAAGCGCCCCGCTTCCTTCACCGGCAAGTGA
- a CDS encoding acyl-CoA dehydrogenase family protein, with product MNLELTETQTLIRDTARKFARERVAPQARTLDREERFPTELYKEMGELGLLGVNIPSKYGGSEAGVVSYALAMMEMAAADASTSVTMAVTNMCAELINAFGTEAQREKFVSKLVSGEAIAGSFALSEPHAGSDPGAMLTSAVKRGDTYVLNGSKQWITSGAYAGVMVVWARTSPTGNKGLSCFIVEGGTKGLIIGKHEDKMGLRSSNTVSLTFEDCVIPAENLLGSEGQGFRLAMTALDGGRIGIASQACGVGRAALEAAVAYSKDRKAFGQAIGEFQAPRFMMADMKTQLEAAELLTLRAAYMKEQGQPFSREASMAKLFASEMSNKLADKAVQLHGGYGYIDEFPVERYFRDARVQTIYEGTSEVQRMVIARETFKLLG from the coding sequence GTGAACCTCGAGCTGACCGAGACCCAGACGCTGATCCGCGACACCGCCCGCAAGTTCGCGCGCGAGCGCGTGGCCCCGCAGGCCCGCACGCTGGATCGTGAAGAGCGCTTCCCCACCGAGCTCTACAAGGAGATGGGCGAACTGGGCCTGCTCGGGGTGAACATTCCGTCGAAGTACGGCGGCTCGGAGGCGGGCGTCGTCTCCTACGCGCTGGCGATGATGGAGATGGCGGCGGCGGACGCGTCCACGTCCGTGACGATGGCCGTGACGAACATGTGCGCGGAGCTCATCAACGCCTTCGGCACGGAGGCGCAGCGCGAGAAGTTCGTCTCGAAGCTGGTCTCCGGCGAGGCGATTGCCGGCTCCTTCGCGCTGTCGGAGCCGCACGCGGGCTCGGACCCGGGCGCGATGCTCACCTCGGCGGTGAAGCGCGGGGACACGTACGTCCTGAATGGCAGCAAGCAGTGGATCACGTCGGGCGCGTACGCGGGTGTCATGGTGGTGTGGGCGCGCACTTCGCCGACGGGGAACAAGGGCCTGTCGTGCTTCATCGTGGAGGGTGGGACGAAGGGTCTCATCATCGGCAAGCACGAGGACAAGATGGGGCTTCGCTCCTCGAACACGGTGTCGCTGACGTTCGAGGATTGTGTAATTCCCGCGGAGAACCTCCTGGGCTCGGAGGGGCAGGGCTTCCGGCTGGCGATGACGGCGCTGGACGGCGGGCGCATCGGCATCGCCTCGCAGGCGTGTGGCGTGGGCCGGGCGGCGCTGGAGGCGGCGGTGGCGTACTCGAAGGACCGCAAGGCCTTTGGTCAGGCCATCGGCGAGTTCCAGGCCCCGCGCTTCATGATGGCGGACATGAAGACGCAGCTGGAGGCGGCGGAGCTGCTGACGCTGCGCGCGGCGTACATGAAGGAGCAGGGCCAGCCGTTCTCGCGCGAGGCTTCCATGGCGAAGCTGTTCGCCAGCGAGATGAGCAACAAGCTGGCGGACAAGGCCGTGCAGCTCCACGGTGGCTACGGGTACATCGACGAGTTCCCGGTGGAGCGGTACTTCCGCGACGCCCGCGTGCAGACCATCTACGAAGGCACCAGCGAGGTGCAGCGGATGGTGATTGCCCGCGAGACGTTCAAGCTGCTGGGGTGA
- a CDS encoding acyl-CoA dehydrogenase produces MNFELTDVQREIQRMTREFAAKELIPNARKWDETHAWPTDAVKKLAELSLLGVAVPESHGGAGLDNVCYAIAMEEISRGCASTGVIMSVNNSLYCDPVMKFGNEEQKEQFLTPFARGDKLGCFGLTEPEAGSDAAAQKTVAVRRGDEYVINGSKNWITNGPKADAIVLFTMTNKEKGNKGITAFLVPTNTPGFIRAEPDKKMGISAAWSCSMFFEDMRVPAKYMLGKEGDGFKVAMSTLDGGRIGIASQALGIARAAYEEAVRYSGERKSFGKPIREHQAIQFMIADMATEIDAARLLVWRAALMKDKGQRHSPESAMAKLYASEMASRVANKALQVHGGMGYSKEMDAERHVRDARITEIYEGTSEIQRIVISANLLKE; encoded by the coding sequence ATGAACTTCGAGCTGACCGACGTCCAGCGCGAGATCCAGCGGATGACCCGCGAGTTCGCCGCCAAGGAGCTGATCCCCAACGCCCGCAAGTGGGATGAGACCCACGCGTGGCCCACGGACGCGGTGAAGAAGCTCGCGGAGCTGTCCCTGCTGGGCGTCGCCGTTCCCGAGAGCCACGGCGGCGCCGGGCTGGACAACGTCTGTTACGCCATCGCCATGGAGGAGATCAGCCGCGGCTGTGCCTCCACCGGCGTCATCATGAGCGTGAACAACTCGCTCTACTGCGACCCGGTGATGAAGTTCGGCAACGAGGAGCAGAAGGAGCAGTTCCTCACGCCCTTCGCCCGAGGCGACAAGCTCGGCTGCTTCGGCCTCACCGAGCCCGAGGCCGGCAGCGACGCCGCCGCCCAGAAGACCGTCGCGGTGCGCCGCGGTGACGAGTACGTCATCAACGGCTCCAAGAACTGGATCACCAACGGCCCGAAGGCGGACGCCATCGTCCTCTTCACGATGACGAACAAGGAGAAGGGCAACAAGGGCATCACCGCCTTCCTCGTTCCCACCAACACCCCCGGCTTCATCCGCGCCGAGCCCGACAAGAAGATGGGCATCAGCGCCGCCTGGTCCTGCTCCATGTTCTTCGAGGACATGCGCGTGCCGGCGAAGTACATGCTGGGCAAGGAGGGCGACGGCTTCAAGGTCGCCATGAGCACGCTGGACGGCGGCCGCATCGGCATCGCCTCCCAGGCGCTCGGCATCGCCCGCGCGGCGTACGAGGAGGCGGTCCGCTACTCGGGCGAGCGCAAGTCCTTCGGCAAGCCCATCCGCGAGCACCAGGCCATCCAGTTCATGATCGCCGACATGGCCACGGAGATCGACGCGGCCCGGCTGCTGGTGTGGCGCGCGGCGCTGATGAAGGACAAGGGCCAGCGCCACAGCCCGGAGAGTGCCATGGCCAAGCTGTACGCCAGCGAGATGGCCAGCCGCGTGGCGAACAAGGCCCTCCAGGTGCACGGCGGCATGGGCTACAGCAAGGAGATGGACGCCGAGCGCCACGTGCGCGACGCGCGCATCACCGAAATCTACGAGGGGACGAGCGAGATTCAGCGCATCGTCATCTCCGCCAACCTGTTGAAGGAGTAG